In Cytobacillus oceanisediminis, the following proteins share a genomic window:
- a CDS encoding ParM/StbA family protein, giving the protein MTNSRIAAVDVGNDSIKAIFGKLDSELNIPNVIARDVEDRPVIGIEELDSKNPLEGIHIRVHSPALKENNAIYRVGHLATKSDNATELDPGSSKSEEDQTLVMLFSALALDAVQKDGSTGFKKSGNVIDANYTLGTGLPLREVKEGKDAGYRSKLLGSVHQVEFLVTPKYQGQKVNIKFDEVKVYPEGFAAYINLVMDNNLNIINKDLIDKRILIQDIGGLSTDIAVIKNRNVDDDKAQGFNLGVSEALESIREEIRSKHGVELDSRRDVVEIITKKNDRNHIMVKGSRTSVHDITDRILLDLAKKQYRLLRNVWLKNSQTEICYFVGGGSIVLKDYLKTLNNNLDGYNIDFFEDEKESIWMMANAYYKLISDFSRRTNKDKADQDKKPVKAN; this is encoded by the coding sequence TTGACGAATTCAAGAATTGCAGCAGTTGACGTAGGAAACGATTCTATTAAAGCAATCTTTGGGAAATTGGATTCAGAATTAAACATACCGAATGTAATTGCGAGAGATGTTGAGGACCGCCCGGTTATTGGGATTGAAGAACTTGACAGCAAAAATCCGCTTGAAGGCATACATATTAGAGTTCACTCCCCTGCCCTGAAAGAAAACAATGCGATTTATCGTGTGGGACACCTGGCAACCAAAAGTGACAACGCTACTGAGTTGGATCCAGGCAGCAGCAAATCCGAAGAAGATCAGACATTAGTCATGCTATTCTCAGCTTTGGCATTGGATGCTGTTCAGAAGGATGGTTCCACAGGCTTTAAAAAGTCCGGGAATGTGATTGATGCCAACTACACACTTGGAACAGGACTTCCACTTCGTGAAGTAAAGGAAGGCAAGGATGCGGGCTACCGTTCCAAATTGCTGGGCTCTGTCCATCAGGTTGAGTTCCTTGTGACACCGAAGTACCAGGGGCAAAAAGTAAATATCAAGTTTGATGAAGTAAAGGTTTATCCTGAAGGATTTGCTGCTTATATCAACCTTGTAATGGATAACAACTTAAACATCATCAATAAGGATTTAATTGATAAGCGTATATTAATCCAGGATATTGGCGGATTATCAACGGATATTGCTGTCATTAAAAACCGCAATGTTGATGATGATAAAGCGCAGGGCTTCAACCTTGGGGTATCTGAAGCTCTAGAATCCATCCGTGAGGAGATTCGTTCGAAGCATGGCGTTGAGCTCGACAGCCGCAGGGATGTCGTGGAAATCATCACGAAAAAGAATGACCGTAATCATATTATGGTAAAGGGAAGCCGGACAAGCGTACATGATATTACAGACCGAATTCTGCTTGACCTGGCTAAGAAGCAGTATCGCCTTCTCCGCAACGTTTGGCTGAAAAACTCCCAGACGGAAATCTGCTACTTTGTCGGCGGCGGCTCTATTGTTCTAAAAGATTATCTGAAAACATTAAATAACAATCTGGATGGCTATAATATTGACTTCTTCGAGGATGAAAAAGAAAGCATCTGGATGATGGCAAATGCTTATTACAAGCTGATCTCTGATTTTTCAAGAAGAACGAATAAAGATAAGGCAGACCAGGATAAAAAACCTGTAAAAGCCAACTAG
- a CDS encoding GGDEF domain-containing protein, giving the protein MQGSRIFMVTLFSVSLFIAVISDGIIVESSAYIKALVIYLLFSCLYHHLRIISRNGNTSIDYGINYSLSIGLFTGPLGLLIFEAIYRFSVYFYKKHTKTDDPDEFFHTFYNIGSFVMSNSIAFYLFNLLYPLFQDAAFGFWIVMLMLITVTSMLSDIFLITVFKLTGDIKTKQEAIDFIKTRSVLDMGKIAFTNGLLLLFLNEGKWEMLISLFILNYLVSRSFLSKSQMLQNKIERDKFEQMAYTDFLTGVFNRAYMDKKMTELNQSGEYIGIVVADIDKFKRINDSYNHAVGDQAIRHFADSLKSYLSKDDYLFRSGGEEFTIIMRFRSYEECLNLAQKIRKGIENSTFHADFKEQSISLSYTASFGLFYYKVNELLSIEKAYVYADQLLLHSKDLGKNRLSCREEPIHQHSHKEAILTNA; this is encoded by the coding sequence ATGCAAGGCTCCAGAATATTTATGGTTACGCTTTTTAGTGTTTCACTTTTCATCGCTGTTATCTCGGACGGGATCATCGTCGAGAGCTCTGCCTATATAAAGGCCCTGGTCATATACCTGCTGTTTTCCTGCTTGTATCACCATTTGCGGATTATCAGCAGAAACGGAAATACCTCGATCGATTATGGGATTAATTACAGTCTCTCCATTGGGCTTTTTACAGGGCCATTGGGTTTATTAATATTTGAAGCCATCTATCGATTTAGCGTTTATTTTTATAAAAAACACACAAAAACAGACGATCCGGATGAATTTTTCCATACATTTTATAACATTGGCTCCTTTGTGATGAGCAACTCTATCGCATTCTATTTATTCAATCTGCTATATCCCCTCTTTCAGGATGCGGCATTCGGTTTTTGGATAGTCATGCTGATGCTGATTACCGTAACATCCATGCTTTCAGACATTTTCCTGATTACCGTGTTTAAATTGACAGGAGATATTAAAACGAAGCAGGAAGCGATTGATTTTATCAAAACTAGAAGTGTGCTGGATATGGGGAAGATTGCCTTTACTAATGGTCTTTTGCTGTTATTCCTGAATGAGGGAAAATGGGAAATGCTCATAAGTCTATTTATACTTAATTATCTTGTCAGCCGCTCCTTCCTGTCGAAATCGCAGATGCTGCAGAATAAAATCGAACGCGATAAATTTGAGCAGATGGCCTATACCGACTTTCTTACTGGTGTTTTTAACCGTGCTTATATGGATAAAAAAATGACGGAACTCAATCAATCGGGGGAATACATCGGGATTGTAGTGGCGGATATCGACAAATTCAAAAGGATTAATGACAGCTATAACCACGCCGTGGGCGACCAGGCAATCAGGCACTTTGCCGATTCATTGAAGAGCTACCTTTCTAAAGATGATTACTTATTTCGGAGCGGCGGAGAGGAATTTACAATAATTATGAGGTTCAGGTCATATGAAGAATGCTTGAATTTAGCTCAGAAAATACGCAAAGGCATTGAAAACAGCACGTTTCATGCAGATTTTAAAGAGCAGTCCATTTCTCTTTCCTACACGGCATCCTTTGGACTTTTTTACTATAAAGTGAACGAGCTGCTTTCTATTGAAAAAGCTTATGTATACGCAGACCAGCTCCTTCTGCATTCCAAGGACTTGGGAAAAAACAGGCTATCATGCCGGGAAGAGCCAATCCATCAGCATAGCCACAAAGAAGCAATACTTACAAACGCATAG
- a CDS encoding peptide MFS transporter gives MSDFNRQKIVESVPQKGFFGHPKGLFTLFFTEFWERFSYYGMRAILVFYMYYEVSKGGLGLDEPTALAIMSIYGSLVYMSGIIGGWMADRLFGTSRAVFYGGILIMLGHIALSIPGSLAMFFVSMVLIVLGTGLLKPNVSSVVGDIYSPEDNRRDAGFSIFYMGINLGGFLAPLIVGTVGMNYNFHLGFAIAAVGMFFGLLVFILTKKKNLGLAGTYVSNPLSEGEKKKVYTRIGLGAVVIAILVAIGIPTGLLTFDSFIALVGVLGIGLPIIYFTVMYRSPKTTEVERSRIIAYIPLFIASVMFWAIQEQGSTILANYADKRTQLDFMGLDISPAWFQSLNPLFIIFFAPVFAWLWVKLGDRQPSVPQKFSLGLLFAGLSFIVILLPAYLGGTDSLVSPLWLVLSYFIVVLGELCLSPVGLSATTKLAPAAFSAQTMSLWFLSNAAAQAINAQIVKFYSPETEMTYFGVIGAAAIVLSIILFMLSPKIQGYMKGVR, from the coding sequence ATGTCAGATTTTAATAGGCAGAAAATTGTTGAAAGTGTGCCTCAAAAAGGTTTCTTTGGACATCCTAAAGGCTTGTTCACACTTTTCTTCACTGAATTTTGGGAGCGCTTTTCTTATTATGGAATGAGAGCGATCCTTGTATTCTATATGTACTATGAGGTTTCAAAAGGCGGTTTAGGCCTGGATGAGCCTACAGCTTTAGCAATCATGTCCATTTATGGATCATTGGTGTATATGTCAGGGATCATCGGCGGATGGATGGCCGACAGATTGTTCGGAACCTCCAGAGCTGTGTTCTATGGCGGAATTTTAATCATGCTCGGCCATATTGCCCTTTCTATTCCTGGCAGCCTGGCTATGTTCTTTGTTTCCATGGTGCTGATCGTATTAGGTACTGGATTATTGAAACCAAATGTATCAAGTGTGGTTGGGGATATTTACAGCCCGGAAGATAATCGCCGCGATGCAGGTTTCAGTATTTTCTATATGGGTATCAACCTTGGAGGATTCCTTGCGCCATTAATTGTCGGAACAGTTGGAATGAATTATAATTTCCACCTAGGTTTCGCAATTGCAGCTGTTGGTATGTTCTTTGGTTTATTAGTGTTTATTTTAACGAAAAAGAAAAATCTTGGATTAGCAGGAACTTATGTATCTAATCCATTATCTGAAGGCGAAAAGAAAAAGGTTTATACAAGAATTGGCCTTGGTGCTGTGGTTATTGCCATTTTAGTGGCCATCGGCATCCCTACTGGTCTTTTAACATTTGATTCGTTTATTGCCCTTGTTGGTGTTCTTGGTATTGGTCTTCCGATCATTTACTTTACTGTAATGTACCGCAGCCCGAAAACAACAGAAGTGGAACGTTCACGCATCATTGCTTATATTCCATTATTCATTGCATCTGTTATGTTCTGGGCTATCCAGGAGCAGGGTTCAACGATTCTTGCGAATTATGCGGACAAGCGTACCCAGCTTGACTTTATGGGACTTGATATTTCACCGGCATGGTTCCAGTCTCTAAACCCTTTGTTCATCATTTTCTTTGCGCCAGTATTTGCCTGGCTGTGGGTGAAGCTTGGCGACCGCCAGCCTTCAGTGCCGCAGAAATTCTCACTGGGTCTATTATTTGCCGGTTTATCTTTCATTGTGATTCTGCTGCCTGCATACCTAGGCGGAACAGATTCTCTTGTAAGTCCATTATGGCTGGTTCTTAGCTACTTTATTGTTGTTCTTGGTGAGCTTTGCTTATCTCCAGTCGGACTTTCAGCCACAACTAAATTAGCGCCTGCTGCTTTCTCCGCTCAAACGATGAGCCTTTGGTTCCTATCAAACGCGGCCGCACAGGCAATCAATGCACAGATTGTTAAGTTCTATTCACCAGAAACAGAAATGACTTATTTCGGTGTAATTGGTGCAGCTGCAATCGTGTTATCCATTATCCTATTCATGTTGAGTCCTAAGATTCAAGGATATATGAAGGGTGTACGTTAA
- a CDS encoding cupin domain-containing protein, which produces MNSQIQTFQLADDGQIPNNPDLPVIIYKAVFKDQPDEIEAAFNRHQWTGSWTGGVYDYHHYHSNTHEVLGVKAGQATVLIGGDQGERLELHQGDVILLPAGTGHKNAESSPDFEVVGAYPGGTSPNMKKKDPSDRVQALAEIKNVPVPQTDPVYGDEGPMLTEWKE; this is translated from the coding sequence ATGAATAGCCAAATCCAAACATTCCAGCTGGCGGATGATGGGCAAATACCCAACAATCCGGACCTCCCTGTTATCATCTACAAGGCCGTTTTTAAGGACCAGCCTGATGAAATAGAGGCGGCTTTTAACAGACATCAATGGACCGGCAGCTGGACGGGCGGGGTGTATGATTACCACCATTATCACAGCAACACTCATGAAGTACTGGGTGTCAAAGCAGGACAAGCCACCGTCCTTATCGGCGGTGACCAGGGCGAGCGTCTTGAACTTCACCAGGGCGACGTCATTCTCCTTCCTGCAGGCACAGGACATAAGAATGCTGAAAGCAGTCCGGACTTCGAAGTCGTGGGTGCCTATCCCGGCGGAACAAGCCCGAATATGAAGAAAAAAGACCCTTCAGACCGTGTACAGGCTCTTGCAGAAATTAAAAATGTCCCGGTTCCGCAGACTGATCCTGTTTATGGTGATGAGGGGCCGATGCTGACGGAGTGGAAAGAATGA
- the ypfJ gene encoding KPN_02809 family neutral zinc metallopeptidase, with the protein MKWKGRRASSNVEDRRGMGGGGKTLIGGGLGGIIIVLLFTFLGGDPGELLGNMAGTDSGTAVPYEESEQEKELADFVSVVLADTEEVWTEIFEEQGLQYEEPTLVLYSGSVQSACGAASSSVGPFYCPGDQKLYIDLSFYEELQRKFQAPGDFAMAYVIAHEVGHHVQTLLGTTEEIMPLRQRMSEEKFNQYLVRFELQADYYSGVWAHHAHGMGYLEEGDLEEALNAATAVGDDTLQKRAQGYVVPESFTHGTSEQRKSWFYKGFQNGTIKGGDTFKQSN; encoded by the coding sequence ATGAAGTGGAAAGGCAGAAGAGCGAGTTCTAATGTAGAAGACCGGAGAGGCATGGGCGGAGGGGGAAAAACCCTGATCGGCGGTGGCCTGGGCGGAATTATTATTGTATTGTTATTTACCTTCCTCGGTGGTGATCCGGGTGAGCTTTTAGGCAATATGGCCGGAACTGACTCTGGTACAGCTGTGCCATATGAAGAGTCAGAGCAGGAGAAAGAGCTTGCTGATTTTGTCTCTGTTGTGCTGGCGGATACAGAGGAAGTCTGGACGGAAATATTCGAAGAGCAGGGATTGCAATATGAGGAGCCGACCCTTGTTTTATACTCAGGCAGCGTACAGTCTGCGTGCGGGGCAGCGTCCTCTTCCGTAGGGCCCTTCTATTGTCCAGGCGACCAAAAATTGTACATTGATTTAAGCTTTTACGAAGAACTCCAAAGGAAATTCCAGGCTCCTGGTGATTTTGCCATGGCCTATGTCATAGCCCATGAGGTAGGGCACCATGTGCAGACGCTGCTTGGAACGACTGAGGAAATCATGCCGCTCCGCCAGAGAATGAGTGAAGAAAAGTTTAATCAGTATCTTGTCCGTTTTGAATTGCAGGCCGATTATTATTCAGGTGTTTGGGCCCACCATGCCCACGGAATGGGATATTTAGAGGAAGGCGATCTGGAAGAAGCCCTGAATGCGGCAACGGCAGTAGGGGACGACACTCTTCAAAAACGGGCGCAGGGCTATGTAGTTCCGGAAAGCTTTACTCATGGAACGTCAGAACAAAGAAAGTCATGGTTCTACAAAGGATTCCAAAACGGAACCATCAAAGGTGGAGACACGTTTAAACAAAGTAATTGA
- a CDS encoding NAD(P)/FAD-dependent oxidoreductase, producing MKSHIIIGAGILGASAAYHLAKAGAEVTVIDRKDPGQATDAAAGIICPWLTQRRNKAWYALAKGGAAYYQTLIRELEKDGETETGYQKVGAVSLHTDPVKLEKMEERAVKRRGDAPEMGEITPLSPDRTLELFPPLAKEYASVHVSGAARVNGRELRDALLRAAEKHGAELVHGSAELLCHGDEVMGVKAGRKQYEAQSVIAAAGAWAGELLKPLGIQLDVKPQKAQIVHLQLEGEDTGNWPVVMPPNNQYILAFEGGRIVVGATHEDDMGYDLRVTAGGLNEILEKALAIAPGLSDGTFTEARVGFRPYTPGFLPIIGPIPGIKGLYLANGLGASGLTAGPFLGAQLAKLALGQEVDIDLSLYDPAGAIEE from the coding sequence ATGAAAAGTCATATTATCATTGGTGCAGGAATTCTGGGGGCCTCTGCAGCCTACCATTTGGCTAAGGCAGGAGCGGAAGTCACGGTTATCGACCGCAAAGATCCTGGGCAGGCCACAGACGCAGCGGCCGGAATTATATGCCCCTGGCTGACACAGCGGAGGAATAAGGCCTGGTACGCGCTGGCCAAAGGGGGAGCGGCCTATTATCAAACACTCATCCGGGAGCTTGAAAAAGACGGCGAGACAGAGACGGGCTATCAGAAAGTTGGAGCCGTCAGCCTCCATACCGACCCTGTAAAGCTTGAAAAAATGGAAGAACGTGCGGTAAAAAGGCGCGGGGATGCACCAGAAATGGGGGAGATTACACCGTTATCTCCAGACCGGACATTGGAGCTGTTCCCGCCTTTAGCAAAGGAGTATGCCTCTGTACATGTAAGCGGCGCGGCGCGCGTCAACGGCCGGGAACTAAGGGACGCCCTGCTGCGGGCAGCTGAAAAGCATGGTGCAGAGCTGGTGCATGGCTCAGCTGAACTCTTGTGTCATGGAGATGAGGTCATGGGAGTCAAAGCCGGCAGAAAACAATATGAAGCGCAAAGTGTCATTGCAGCGGCTGGAGCGTGGGCTGGGGAGCTTTTGAAGCCGCTTGGTATTCAGTTGGATGTGAAGCCGCAAAAAGCCCAGATTGTCCATCTCCAGCTTGAAGGGGAGGATACAGGCAACTGGCCGGTTGTGATGCCGCCAAACAATCAATACATTCTGGCTTTTGAAGGAGGCCGCATCGTCGTTGGTGCTACCCATGAAGATGATATGGGCTACGATTTAAGAGTGACAGCTGGCGGTCTAAATGAAATTCTTGAAAAAGCTTTAGCAATAGCCCCTGGATTGTCGGATGGAACGTTCACAGAAGCACGTGTGGGCTTCCGTCCCTATACACCCGGGTTCTTGCCCATTATCGGCCCCATTCCGGGCATAAAGGGTCTATACTTAGCAAATGGACTTGGAGCCTCAGGGCTGACCGCAGGGCCGTTTCTTGGCGCCCAGCTGGCCAAGCTTGCTCTCGGGCAAGAGGTGGATATTGACCTGAGCCTCTATGATCCGGCTGGCGCGATAGAAGAATAA
- a CDS encoding ornithine cyclodeaminase family protein, with product MLLLSEKEIKSIYTMETAIKDLENALVHNLEGKIQNPHRTVLDLPEKKASALYMPSAMPPIGKTAVKVVTIFPENPAIGKKTTQGVILLSDTETGEHLACMNASYLTRLRTGAVSGIATKHLGKKSARSVAVIGCGAMAEEQLHAVLEVREIKEIFLYNRTAAKAHEFAEKFDEFNGPVTILENADEAVSLADIIICSTRSEKPVFSGKALRPGTHINGVGSYLPHMQEVDSETLLRSSKIVADTLEGVKDEAGDFIIPATEGVWSFSDLHGEIGQLSAGMIAGRENDEEITLFKSVGIAYFDLAVAAAVYEKAILEGIGTKVDL from the coding sequence ATGCTTTTATTATCTGAAAAAGAAATCAAATCCATCTATACGATGGAAACAGCCATTAAGGATCTGGAAAATGCCCTGGTTCATAATCTGGAGGGGAAAATTCAGAATCCCCATAGAACTGTCCTGGATCTTCCGGAGAAAAAAGCCTCTGCCCTTTATATGCCGAGCGCCATGCCGCCAATTGGAAAAACGGCTGTGAAGGTGGTTACCATCTTTCCGGAGAACCCTGCAATCGGCAAAAAAACCACTCAGGGAGTCATTTTATTAAGCGATACGGAAACAGGGGAACATCTGGCATGCATGAATGCTTCGTACCTGACAAGACTCCGGACCGGTGCCGTGAGCGGCATTGCGACTAAGCATCTGGGGAAAAAATCGGCAAGATCTGTGGCCGTGATTGGCTGTGGGGCAATGGCTGAAGAGCAGCTGCATGCCGTATTGGAGGTCCGCGAAATAAAGGAAATTTTCCTTTACAACCGGACGGCTGCAAAGGCACATGAGTTTGCTGAAAAATTTGATGAATTCAACGGTCCGGTGACCATATTGGAAAATGCAGATGAAGCTGTTTCCCTTGCGGATATTATCATCTGCAGCACCCGCTCCGAAAAGCCTGTGTTCTCAGGCAAGGCCCTCCGGCCGGGTACGCATATTAACGGGGTAGGCTCCTATCTTCCGCATATGCAGGAAGTCGACTCAGAAACACTGCTGCGAAGCTCTAAAATCGTCGCAGACACCTTGGAAGGGGTCAAAGACGAAGCAGGTGATTTCATAATTCCTGCCACCGAAGGCGTTTGGAGCTTTTCGGACCTTCACGGCGAAATCGGACAATTATCAGCCGGAATGATCGCAGGCAGAGAAAACGATGAAGAGATTACCTTATTTAAATCAGTCGGCATTGCCTACTTTGACCTTGCTGTGGCTGCCGCCGTTTATGAAAAAGCAATTCTCGAGGGCATCGGAACAAAGGTGGACCTGTAA
- a CDS encoding MFS transporter, producing MEKKLEKKVLIASLIGSSIEWFDYFLYGTVAALVFNQMFFHSDDPAVGLMLAYASFALAFFIRPLGGVIFSHIGDKIGRKKTLVLTLSLMGGATVLMGFLPTYDNIGAAAPILLIILRLIQGIGLGGEWGGALLLAVEYAPKNRRGFFGSIPQMGVTIGMLLGTLALSIMTLLPEEAFLSWGWRVPFILSALLVFFGLWIRKGIDETPSFKKAQEKGEIAKIPFVETMRSHWKEVLIAVGAKVVETAPFYIFGTFIVSYATTQLGFSRTVTLNAVTIATIITTILIPIMGKLSDKIGRKKLYVGGTVLMMLYAFPYFWLLHQGSAVLLVVATILGLGIIWAPITAVLGTMFSEIFKSNVRYTGITLGYQIGAALAGGTAPLVATALLNAYDNSYVPVALYIMLAAAISLIAIASVRDRSNQDLDSDLPGDDSFHTGFGQTDQKA from the coding sequence TTGGAAAAGAAATTAGAAAAGAAAGTGCTGATCGCAAGCCTGATCGGAAGTTCCATCGAATGGTTTGATTACTTTTTGTATGGGACGGTTGCTGCACTTGTATTTAATCAAATGTTTTTTCATAGCGATGACCCGGCCGTTGGATTGATGCTGGCGTATGCCTCTTTCGCACTTGCTTTCTTCATCCGTCCGCTTGGTGGTGTTATTTTCAGCCATATCGGCGATAAAATCGGCAGAAAGAAGACCCTTGTCCTCACACTGTCCCTTATGGGTGGTGCAACAGTTCTCATGGGCTTTTTGCCTACCTACGATAATATAGGCGCGGCAGCACCGATCCTGCTGATCATATTACGCTTAATACAAGGTATTGGGCTTGGAGGAGAATGGGGCGGCGCACTGCTGCTTGCTGTTGAGTATGCCCCAAAAAATCGGCGCGGCTTTTTTGGAAGCATTCCGCAAATGGGTGTCACCATCGGAATGCTCCTTGGAACGCTTGCCTTATCCATCATGACTTTATTGCCTGAAGAGGCCTTTTTATCATGGGGATGGCGTGTACCGTTCATTCTAAGTGCCCTGCTGGTCTTTTTTGGCCTATGGATCCGCAAAGGCATTGATGAAACACCATCCTTTAAAAAGGCCCAGGAGAAAGGCGAAATCGCCAAGATTCCGTTTGTGGAAACGATGCGAAGCCATTGGAAGGAAGTATTGATTGCTGTCGGCGCAAAAGTGGTGGAGACAGCTCCATTTTATATCTTCGGAACCTTTATTGTTTCCTATGCGACAACACAGCTTGGGTTCTCGCGCACCGTTACCCTGAATGCCGTTACGATTGCAACAATTATTACTACTATTCTAATCCCTATCATGGGAAAACTGTCTGACAAAATTGGCAGGAAAAAGCTATATGTGGGCGGAACGGTCCTGATGATGCTTTATGCCTTTCCATACTTCTGGCTGCTTCACCAGGGTTCGGCAGTTCTGCTGGTTGTGGCTACCATATTGGGTCTCGGCATCATCTGGGCTCCGATCACCGCTGTACTTGGGACGATGTTTTCTGAAATATTTAAGTCTAACGTCCGCTATACCGGCATCACACTGGGCTATCAAATAGGGGCCGCTCTGGCAGGAGGAACCGCTCCTCTCGTTGCAACTGCCCTGCTGAATGCCTATGACAATTCCTATGTTCCTGTAGCGTTATACATCATGCTTGCAGCCGCCATCTCTTTAATTGCGATTGCATCCGTCCGTGACCGAAGCAATCAGGACCTTGATTCTGATCTGCCAGGAGATGATTCATTCCATACAGGCTTCGGACAAACCGATCAAAAAGCTTAG